The proteins below come from a single Trichocoleus desertorum ATA4-8-CV12 genomic window:
- a CDS encoding actin-binding WH2 domain-containing protein, with protein MNYFSVLITLLRDRKDFIDEVRQGIRLNSKITSLLISSSILFAIYGAVIGAFAGPLQALSSAVKLPALYLITLIICLPTLYFFNIIFGSKLTLGQHFVVLLGAAAIISILLFSFAPVTLFFLATIANYQFFKLLNVVIFGITGFLGINFLYHGLQALSHQDLAGQATRTQILQSWLILYAFVGSQLGWTLRPFFGAPGEPFELFRDMQGNFYLNVIQSILEVLGFR; from the coding sequence ATGAACTATTTCTCGGTGCTGATTACGCTGTTGCGCGATCGCAAAGATTTTATTGATGAGGTGCGCCAAGGAATTCGCCTTAATAGCAAAATTACCTCTTTATTAATTTCTAGTTCTATTCTGTTTGCTATTTATGGAGCGGTGATTGGAGCATTTGCTGGGCCTTTGCAAGCGCTATCCTCTGCGGTAAAACTACCAGCACTCTATCTAATCACTCTGATTATTTGTCTACCAACCCTATATTTCTTCAACATAATTTTTGGCTCCAAACTCACCTTAGGACAACACTTTGTGGTCTTGTTGGGTGCAGCAGCAATCATCAGTATTTTGCTCTTTAGCTTTGCTCCAGTTACCTTGTTTTTCTTGGCCACGATTGCTAACTACCAGTTTTTCAAGCTACTCAATGTGGTCATTTTTGGCATTACAGGCTTCTTAGGAATTAATTTTCTGTATCACGGTCTCCAAGCTTTGTCTCATCAGGATCTGGCAGGGCAAGCGACTCGGACACAAATTTTACAATCTTGGCTCATTCTTTATGCCTTTGTAGGTAGCCAATTGGGGTGGACGCTACGACCCTTCTTTGGTGCACCCGGAGAACCCTTTGAACTATTTCGAGATATGCAAGGAAACTTCTATTTGAATGTGATTCAGTCAATTCTAGAAGTTTTAGGTTTTCGTTAA
- the sfsA gene encoding DNA/RNA nuclease SfsA has product MTALIYQYPTLYPGILLKRYKRFFADIELASGEVITAHCPNTGPMSCISKPGSSVYVSRSDSPTRKLPYTWELIEVYEHEPTWVGVNTAMPNRIVKLVLENKLIPELGDYSDIRLEVAYGQEKSRVDFLLTGEKLERPIYLEVKSTTWCEGERLVRFPDTVTTRGQKHIRELAALLPEIRPVMLYFINRGDCTHFASGDDRDPTYGKLLREAVTKGLEVLPCRFKITPEGIYYLGLAELVL; this is encoded by the coding sequence ATGACCGCTTTAATCTACCAGTACCCGACACTCTACCCAGGCATTCTCCTCAAGCGTTACAAACGCTTCTTCGCGGACATCGAGTTAGCTAGCGGTGAAGTCATTACCGCTCATTGCCCCAACACGGGTCCGATGAGTTGCATCTCTAAACCGGGTAGCTCAGTGTATGTATCGCGCAGTGATAGCCCCACCCGGAAGCTACCTTACACCTGGGAACTGATTGAGGTGTATGAGCATGAGCCAACTTGGGTAGGAGTCAATACTGCCATGCCCAATCGTATTGTCAAGCTGGTTCTAGAAAATAAACTGATTCCTGAACTGGGAGACTATAGCGACATCCGGTTGGAGGTGGCTTACGGTCAAGAAAAAAGTCGGGTAGATTTTCTGCTCACGGGTGAGAAGCTAGAACGTCCCATTTACTTGGAAGTGAAAAGTACCACTTGGTGCGAGGGCGAGCGCTTGGTCCGCTTCCCAGATACGGTGACAACACGGGGCCAAAAACATATCCGTGAGTTGGCTGCTCTGCTCCCAGAAATAAGGCCAGTCATGCTCTATTTCATCAATCGAGGAGACTGCACACATTTTGCCTCAGGGGACGATCGCGATCCGACCTATGGCAAACTGCTACGCGAAGCGGTTACTAAAGGGCTAGAAGTCTTGCCTTGTCGCTTCAAGATTACTCCCGAAGGCATTTACTACCTGGGTTTGGCTGAACTGGTACTGTGA
- the murJ gene encoding murein biosynthesis integral membrane protein MurJ produces MSETKKPSRSLAGIAGIVAVATMISKVFGLVRQQAIAAAFGVGPAAGAYNFAYVIPGFLLILLGGINGPFHSAIVSVLSKRKQSEVAPIVETITTLVGGLLLLVTIGLIVFADPLMHLVAPGLYISPEVAQAQGVTPEQFQVLTQTRAIAIQQFRIMAPMALLAGLIGIGFGTLNASDQYWLPSISPLFSSVTVLIGIGILAFQAGSQITTPQYAMIGGIVLAWGTLAGGVLQWLVQLPAQAQAGMGGLRLRFDFHRPEVKEIIKIMGPATFSSGMMQINVWTDLFFASFLPQAAAAVSALGYAGLLVNTPLGILSNMILVPLMPVFSRLTDPADWPELKGRIRQGLLLTAVAMLPLSAIMIALAFPIVRVVYERYAFDESASRLTASLLIAYSVGMFVYLARDVLVRVFYALGDGDTPFRISIINIFLNAALDFLLIKPFGASGLVLATVGVNITSSIVLLVILHRRLHGLPWRELSWPILGLGLSSAIAGGASWGTLQVCERFLGTEGLLTQLLELALAGTAGLAAFGLFATQLRLPEVDLFVDRIRQRLLRR; encoded by the coding sequence GTGTCTGAAACTAAAAAGCCTTCTCGTTCCCTCGCTGGAATTGCTGGGATTGTGGCTGTGGCCACGATGATCAGTAAAGTGTTTGGATTGGTGCGTCAGCAAGCGATCGCCGCTGCGTTTGGGGTGGGTCCTGCCGCTGGAGCTTACAACTTTGCCTATGTGATCCCAGGGTTTCTGCTGATTTTGTTGGGTGGCATCAATGGCCCGTTCCATAGCGCGATCGTCAGTGTGCTATCCAAGCGCAAACAAAGCGAAGTTGCTCCGATTGTAGAAACGATCACAACTTTAGTGGGGGGGTTGCTGCTACTCGTCACCATTGGCTTGATCGTGTTTGCCGATCCGCTAATGCATTTGGTAGCTCCCGGTTTATACATCAGCCCAGAGGTGGCGCAGGCGCAAGGGGTTACTCCAGAGCAATTTCAAGTATTGACTCAAACTAGGGCGATCGCGATCCAGCAGTTTCGGATCATGGCTCCGATGGCTTTACTGGCTGGGTTGATCGGGATTGGCTTTGGCACCTTAAATGCCTCAGATCAATATTGGTTACCCTCCATCAGCCCTCTGTTCTCTAGTGTGACTGTGCTGATCGGGATTGGCATCTTGGCATTCCAAGCGGGTTCCCAAATTACTACCCCCCAGTACGCCATGATCGGAGGAATTGTATTGGCTTGGGGCACCTTGGCGGGGGGCGTTTTGCAATGGCTAGTGCAGCTACCTGCTCAAGCGCAAGCAGGTATGGGCGGCTTACGGCTGCGCTTTGACTTCCATCGCCCTGAAGTCAAAGAAATAATCAAAATTATGGGGCCAGCTACCTTTTCCTCAGGCATGATGCAAATCAATGTCTGGACGGATTTATTCTTTGCTTCGTTTTTGCCTCAAGCAGCAGCGGCAGTATCGGCTTTGGGTTACGCGGGTTTGTTGGTCAACACACCTCTAGGCATTCTTTCCAACATGATTTTGGTGCCTTTGATGCCTGTGTTCTCGCGGCTCACCGATCCGGCGGATTGGCCCGAATTAAAGGGGCGGATTCGTCAAGGCTTGTTGCTGACTGCGGTGGCGATGCTACCTCTCAGTGCCATCATGATCGCGCTGGCATTTCCGATCGTACGGGTGGTGTATGAGCGCTACGCCTTTGATGAATCGGCTTCCCGCCTCACAGCATCGCTCTTGATTGCCTATAGTGTTGGCATGTTTGTCTACTTGGCGCGAGACGTGCTGGTGAGAGTGTTTTATGCCTTAGGGGATGGCGATACTCCCTTCCGGATCAGCATCATCAACATCTTTTTGAATGCAGCCTTAGACTTCCTGCTCATCAAACCTTTTGGTGCGTCTGGCCTAGTTTTGGCTACTGTTGGGGTCAACATCACCTCCAGTATTGTCTTGTTGGTGATTCTGCATCGTCGCCTACATGGTTTGCCTTGGCGGGAATTGAGTTGGCCGATTTTAGGGTTGGGTTTGAGTAGCGCGATCGCCGGAGGTGCTTCTTGGGGAACCCTGCAAGTCTGCGAGCGATTTCTGGGCACTGAAGGACTACTAACTCAACTTCTAGAACTAGCGTTAGCGGGTACAGCTGGCTTAGCGGCATTTGGCCT
- a CDS encoding DUF3095 domain-containing protein, translated as MSTEQFYAKLRRLKQFIEITQPHNFVDLPYDWHVVITDIVGSTQAIEAGRYKDVNLLGACSIVAVLNVAKSAEIPFVFGGDGASILIPPALLSQAKQALLATQQAAKTRFGLDLRVGLVPVVDVLAAGFEIKVAKLQVSENYNQGIFTGGGLTYATEMVKQDIPNNPYQLKPATQPLQPDFSGLECRWQDIPNQRGEVLSILVLAMGSKGEQEHTYQTVIQKIQEIFGEDTDFHPIGTDNLQLSFRNQNLLPEAKARSLSQSWLYQQIYLLKEKLENFLGWFFMKFRIKLGDVDWGTYKQIVTAATDYRKFDDMLRMVIAGTADQREQLNCYLEAEYKAGKLVHGVHLSDRALMTCLVFERNGQQVHFIDGADGGYALAAKAMKARLQRKAANWSVYVKMVKLRKVNQRQSSSSLEFHTDDRFNLPVPDTLPRHSPQALQTLLRGHRVS; from the coding sequence ATGAGCACCGAGCAGTTTTATGCCAAGCTCCGCCGCCTCAAGCAGTTTATTGAGATTACCCAGCCTCACAATTTTGTAGATTTGCCCTACGACTGGCATGTGGTAATTACAGATATTGTGGGTTCTACCCAGGCCATAGAAGCAGGCCGTTATAAAGATGTCAATCTGTTGGGTGCTTGCTCAATTGTGGCTGTGCTCAACGTTGCTAAATCTGCCGAGATTCCCTTTGTTTTTGGGGGCGATGGAGCTTCTATTTTGATTCCCCCAGCTTTGCTGAGTCAAGCGAAGCAAGCCCTGCTAGCGACGCAACAGGCTGCCAAGACAAGATTTGGCTTAGACCTCCGAGTAGGGCTGGTTCCAGTAGTTGATGTTTTAGCAGCTGGCTTTGAAATTAAAGTGGCCAAGTTGCAAGTTTCAGAAAACTACAATCAAGGAATATTTACAGGTGGGGGCCTGACTTATGCCACTGAGATGGTAAAGCAGGATATCCCTAATAATCCTTATCAGCTGAAACCCGCAACTCAACCCCTACAACCTGATTTTTCAGGGCTGGAGTGTCGTTGGCAAGATATTCCTAACCAACGTGGCGAAGTGCTCAGCATTTTAGTGCTGGCAATGGGTTCTAAAGGAGAGCAAGAGCATACGTATCAGACAGTCATTCAGAAAATTCAAGAAATTTTTGGTGAAGATACGGATTTTCACCCTATAGGCACTGATAATCTTCAGCTTTCATTTCGGAATCAAAACTTGTTACCGGAAGCAAAGGCGCGATCGCTATCCCAGTCCTGGCTATACCAACAAATCTATTTGCTCAAGGAAAAGCTGGAGAATTTTCTTGGCTGGTTCTTCATGAAGTTTCGGATCAAGCTGGGAGACGTGGACTGGGGAACCTATAAGCAAATTGTGACCGCAGCGACGGACTACCGCAAATTTGATGACATGCTGCGGATGGTAATTGCGGGCACCGCCGATCAGCGGGAGCAACTGAATTGTTATTTGGAGGCTGAATATAAAGCGGGCAAGTTGGTGCACGGAGTCCATCTGTCCGATCGCGCCCTTATGACCTGTTTAGTATTTGAGCGCAATGGGCAACAGGTGCATTTTATTGATGGCGCAGATGGCGGCTATGCTCTGGCGGCGAAAGCCATGAAGGCCCGACTCCAGCGGAAAGCAGCAAACTGGTCAGTCTATGTCAAGATGGTGAAGTTGCGAAAAGTGAACCAGCGTCAAAGCTCTAGTTCACTCGAATTTCATACCGATGACCGCTTTAATCTACCAGTACCCGACACTCTACCCAGGCATTCTCCTCAAGCGTTACAAACGCTTCTTCGCGGACATCGAGTTAGCTAG